The Vallitalea okinawensis DNA segment CTATAGACTCTAACAAATAATTAATGGGACCCATTTCGGGATGAAATAAATACATAAAAACCATGGATGCTGCAACTAATGAAGTGATATAAGGTATAAAAAACAATACTTTAAATAAGTCTTTAAAATGGGGTAAATTATTGATTAATGTTGCTATGACAAAGCCTAGAGGAACAGCAATAGCCACCTGAAATATTGCCATATAAAAAGTATTGAATATCGCCTTCCAGAATACTTCTTCCTTGAGGATCAGTTGCGTATAATTTGATATTCCAACAAATGTTTCTTTCACACCATTTGAAGAAAAAAAGCTTAATCGAAAAGATTCAAGAACAGGATAAACCATGAATAAGATAATTCCAATTAAAGCTGGTAATAAAAATAAATACCATACATAACTTTGTTCTTTCATCTTCTTGTGATTCTTGCTACTAATTGTTTTCATAGTAGGTTGCATGTCTCCACTCCTTTCGTGTTATATTTTTCATTCTACTTGACTTGTAGTGTCAACCACTTATCGTGTCTAATACTATTGTAATTGTTTAGACTGCACATCGAAATGGACTCATCTCTAATTTAATATGGACAATAATAATAAATATTGATTGAAAGTACAAAGAAAGTGTAGTCAGGTTCACCTAACTACACTTTCTTTGTTTTTCGATATGCCAAAGGGGTTTGCCCTGTCTGTTTTTTGAATACACGATAAAAATAACCCGGGTCATGGTACCCAACACTTTTAGATATTTGAGCAACATTGGCTTCTGTATCCATTAGCAATTTTTTAGCATTGTCAATGCGCATATCTGTTAGATATTTTGTAAATGTTTTACCAGTTTCTTTTTTGAAGAGAGTTGACAAGTAATTCGAATTGATACCTACCTTATAAGCCAGGTCCTTAATGGTGAGCTCATCATCGTAATGCATATCAACATATTTTCGAGCCTTACGAATGATATCTTTCACATTACCTACCTCAATGTCATCGTGTAGATGATCTTCAATGTACGCAATGATCTCTGATTTCAGTTCATTTAAATCATTGAAGAAGGTTATATATAGGTTATCTTGAAAAACATTTGGTATTGGACCGTGTGCCTCATTTCTAAACCGATAACGTATAAAATTCGTAATTTCATCAAATAAATACTTAATACTTACGATATTTTCTTCATCAAAATTCTTATCAGAAAATATCTCATCAATGAACTTTCTAATATTTTTAATATCTTTGCATTGAATATATTTTTCTAATTGCTTGATATCTTGATCCTTGAAAGAGATTATATTGTTTTGATTCTTATAATAATAAATATTATCACTACCACTGATCAGTTTGTTAAGTAAGGCATCATTAGCCTGCTCATAGAGCTTACGTTCTAAGCGTTCTAAAATATTACTAACCCCAACTGTAATTGTTGCTGCGCAGCTTTCTTTAACCTTATGAAAACTATTAAATATATACCAATTTCTAGTTTTATGAACTTCACTTCTTTCGTTAGACATGAACAAAACAAGTATTTGCTTATTATCACTATGATTGTTGACAACGTAAGTGTCACACCTACTCTCTGTGGTTTCAAAGGCTGTCATGATTTTCATCTTAATATCCATTAAATTTTGCTGCCACTTTAAAGCTACATCAATTATAGCTAAGCTATAATATTCATAGTTCAGGTGTTCATCACGTGTTACGTCATTTCCCTGAAAATACTCATTTATCTTTTGCTCCAGTATATAGTGCTCTTGATCAAACTTAGACTGTTCGATTAATTCACTGGTCACTTTTTCAATGAGATCTACAAGTTCAGCCTCTTTTACTGGCTTCAATAGATAACCACTAACTTCAAGTTCCAATGCCTCTTTAGCATAGTCGAATTCGGCATAACCTGATATGACAATAAACTTGGTATCATGCTTTTCTTTGACTTTCCTTATCAATTGTAAACCACTCAGTTCCGCCATTCGAATATCAGTTATGATGAGATGAATATCCTTATT contains these protein-coding regions:
- a CDS encoding carbohydrate ABC transporter permease, which translates into the protein MQPTMKTISSKNHKKMKEQSYVWYLFLLPALIGIILFMVYPVLESFRLSFFSSNGVKETFVGISNYTQLILKEEVFWKAIFNTFYMAIFQVAIAVPLGFVIATLINNLPHFKDLFKVLFFIPYITSLVAASMVFMYLFHPEMGPINYLLESIGLPGINWLSDPLSAKWAVIILGIWNWMGFVIVICIANLQTIPAQLYEAAEIDGANSFQKFAYITTPKMMPTFSFLLIMGFIRTLQRFGETYTIGGLEGSPMRSLYTIVGFIYDRGFNGTEYGLASAAAYILFMIIMVVTLINMKLSKMNV
- a CDS encoding response regulator transcription factor, whose product is MFNLLIVDDEQWIRKGIIAKLNNHDLLVSRIYEAESSEEALKFMKNKDIHLIITDIRMAELSGLQLIRKVKEKHDTKFIVISGYAEFDYAKEALELEVSGYLLKPVKEAELVDLIEKVTSELIEQSKFDQEHYILEQKINEYFQGNDVTRDEHLNYEYYSLAIIDVALKWQQNLMDIKMKIMTAFETTESRCDTYVVNNHSDNKQILVLFMSNERSEVHKTRNWYIFNSFHKVKESCAATITVGVSNILERLERKLYEQANDALLNKLISGSDNIYYYKNQNNIISFKDQDIKQLEKYIQCKDIKNIRKFIDEIFSDKNFDEENIVSIKYLFDEITNFIRYRFRNEAHGPIPNVFQDNLYITFFNDLNELKSEIIAYIEDHLHDDIEVGNVKDIIRKARKYVDMHYDDELTIKDLAYKVGINSNYLSTLFKKETGKTFTKYLTDMRIDNAKKLLMDTEANVAQISKSVGYHDPGYFYRVFKKQTGQTPLAYRKTKKV